The stretch of DNA CGACCGATACCCCTGAGGTATCGATTGCATACCAAATCAGTGTTGGACTGAGCCCGCGGGCTTAACTACTCTGCAATGCAGGAAGCGCCCACGACGGCGCTTCTCCAGAAAAAACGAAACGGAGACAGCATGCAGGGTCAGGGCCATCACAGCCGTGGCGCGGGCGAAGCCATGCCCGCGCTGTCCAATACGCAGCATGGCGGGGCAGCTTCCATGCTGCCCGCCATCGTCGCCGGCTTCCTGGCCGTGCTGGTCTCGTTCTCCGGCCCGCTGGCGATCTTCTTCCAGGCGGCCCAGGCGGCGCGCATCTCGAACGAGATGTCCGCCTCCTGGGTCTGGGGCATCTCCATCGGCGCGGCCGTCGCCGGCATCGTTCTGAGCTGGCGCCTGAAAATCCCCGTCATCACCGCCTGGTCGGCGCCGGGCACCGCGCTCCTGATCACGCTGTTTCCGGACCTGTCGCTGAACGAGGCGGTCGGCGCCTACCTGACGGCCGCCGCGATCCTGCTCGCCATCGGCCTGTCCGGCTGGGTCGAGCGCGTCGCCGCCTGGGTGCCGCCCGGGGTGGCCAGCGGCATGATGGCGGGCATCCTGATTCCCTTCGGGCTCAAGGCATTCACCGGCCTGCAGACCATGCCGGTGCTGGTGCTGGGCATGCTCGCCGCCTACCTCGTCTTCAAGCGCACCACGCCCCGCTACTGCATCGCGCTGCTGCTGGCCACCGGCGCGGCCATCGCCTGGGCCGGCGGGAGCACCGATGTCGGCGGGCTCGCCTTCGAGCTCGCGCTGCCGCAATTCATCCAGCCGGCCTGGTCCTGGTCGAGCACCTTCAGCCTGGCCCTGCCGCTGGTGCTGGTCACGCTCACCGGCCAGTACCTGCCGGGCATGACGGTCCTGAGGACCTCGGGCTACGACAGCCCGGTGCGGCCGATCATC from Massilia varians encodes:
- a CDS encoding benzoate/H(+) symporter BenE family transporter, which produces MQGQGHHSRGAGEAMPALSNTQHGGAASMLPAIVAGFLAVLVSFSGPLAIFFQAAQAARISNEMSASWVWGISIGAAVAGIVLSWRLKIPVITAWSAPGTALLITLFPDLSLNEAVGAYLTAAAILLAIGLSGWVERVAAWVPPGVASGMMAGILIPFGLKAFTGLQTMPVLVLGMLAAYLVFKRTTPRYCIALLLATGAAIAWAGGSTDVGGLAFELALPQFIQPAWSWSSTFSLALPLVLVTLTGQYLPGMTVLRTSGYDSPVRPIIATSSLVSLLVAFSGGITIAIAAITAAMCTGREAHEDPGRRYIAGIANGVFYLVAGLFGGSIVMLFAAFPKELVMTLAGLALLGPILANLGAMVAAQDHCEASLIAFVATASGTSFLGLGSAFWGIIIGIVACRVLHGPRNK